In Candidatus Saccharimonadales bacterium, one DNA window encodes the following:
- the gyrB gene encoding DNA topoisomerase (ATP-hydrolyzing) subunit B — protein MAKQKIDDGSYDGSQIQVLEGLEPVRKRPGMYIGSTGYDGVHHLIKEIADNSIDEAIAGYASKVDVVILADGGIRIDDNGRGIPVDKNTKTGKSSLETVLTVLHAGGKFGGGGYKVSSGLHGVGSSVVNALSTKLIAEVRRDGKIYRQEFALGVSQGDIKVVGKSTANGTSITFYPDPTIFKETIEFDYKWVVNYLRHQAYLTKGVYVSVRDERTGDRAAFYFEGGIQSYVKHLNIGKDVVSDSIFYVERQVEDSMVEVAIQYNETFVETVKPFANNVLTPDGGTHVIGFRSAMTRVINDYARKSGLLKEKEENLSGDDIREGLTAIILVKLPDPQFEGQTKNKLGNPEVRRYVEQVMNEYFSYYLDENPAVAKKIVGKSLLAARARKAARAARDNVIRKGALDGLSLPGKLSDCSSKDPSESELYIVEGDSAGGSAKSGRDSKTQAILPLRGKVLNVERARLDRMLNNNEIVSLIKAMGVGISDQFDISGLRYHRIIIMTDADVDGSHISTLLLTFFFRYMQEVIDGGYVYLAKPPLFLLRQGTKKQYAYSDEERDEILQRMIAERREKGVLIDETADFTKQAGITLLQRYKGLGEMDAEQLWDTTMNPENRVLIQVKVQDAEASDAIFTKLMGDQVDLRKSFIQSRAKSLSLEDLDI, from the coding sequence ATGGCTAAACAAAAAATTGACGACGGCTCGTATGATGGGTCCCAAATTCAAGTGCTTGAGGGGCTCGAGCCTGTTCGCAAGCGTCCGGGTATGTATATTGGTAGTACAGGCTATGATGGAGTGCACCATCTTATTAAAGAGATCGCAGATAACTCCATTGACGAAGCTATTGCTGGTTATGCCAGTAAAGTTGATGTAGTGATACTTGCCGACGGCGGCATACGCATAGATGACAATGGCCGCGGAATCCCTGTAGACAAGAATACTAAGACTGGCAAGAGTAGCCTTGAGACAGTCCTAACAGTACTTCACGCGGGTGGTAAGTTCGGTGGTGGTGGCTATAAGGTGTCGTCAGGTCTACACGGCGTTGGATCAAGTGTAGTTAACGCACTCTCAACAAAGCTAATTGCTGAAGTACGACGCGACGGCAAGATATATCGTCAAGAATTTGCGCTAGGTGTTTCCCAAGGTGATATAAAAGTTGTTGGAAAATCGACAGCAAATGGTACTTCAATTACATTTTATCCAGATCCAACTATTTTTAAGGAAACAATCGAATTTGACTATAAATGGGTAGTAAATTACCTCCGCCACCAAGCCTATCTTACGAAGGGTGTATATGTATCTGTTCGTGATGAGCGAACAGGCGATAGAGCAGCGTTTTATTTTGAAGGTGGTATTCAAAGTTATGTAAAGCACCTAAACATCGGTAAAGATGTTGTGAGTGATAGTATCTTCTATGTTGAACGCCAAGTTGAAGACTCAATGGTTGAAGTTGCAATTCAATATAATGAAACGTTTGTTGAGACGGTGAAGCCATTTGCTAATAACGTCCTGACTCCCGATGGCGGAACTCATGTTATTGGATTTCGCTCGGCTATGACAAGAGTTATTAATGACTACGCACGTAAAAGTGGACTTCTTAAAGAAAAAGAAGAAAACCTTAGCGGTGATGACATTCGAGAAGGATTAACTGCTATTATTCTCGTTAAATTACCCGATCCACAATTTGAAGGACAAACTAAAAATAAATTAGGTAACCCAGAAGTACGCCGCTATGTTGAGCAAGTAATGAATGAGTACTTCTCATATTACCTTGATGAAAATCCGGCAGTTGCTAAGAAAATCGTAGGTAAGTCACTTCTTGCTGCCCGTGCACGTAAAGCTGCACGTGCTGCTCGTGACAACGTTATCCGTAAAGGTGCACTTGATGGCCTTAGTTTGCCAGGTAAACTATCAGATTGTTCAAGTAAGGATCCTTCTGAATCCGAACTATATATAGTAGAGGGCGACTCGGCGGGCGGGTCAGCAAAGAGTGGTCGCGACAGTAAAACACAAGCCATCCTTCCTCTCCGAGGTAAGGTATTGAATGTTGAGCGAGCGCGCCTCGATCGTATGCTCAATAATAACGAGATCGTTAGTCTTATAAAAGCTATGGGCGTAGGTATAAGTGATCAGTTTGATATTAGTGGACTACGCTACCATCGGATTATTATTATGACCGATGCCGATGTTGATGGTAGCCACATTTCTACACTTCTATTAACATTCTTCTTCCGTTATATGCAAGAAGTAATTGATGGTGGATACGTATATCTTGCAAAGCCGCCATTATTTTTGCTACGTCAGGGTACCAAAAAACAATATGCCTATAGCGATGAAGAGCGTGATGAAATTTTACAGCGTATGATTGCCGAGCGGCGTGAAAAAGGGGTTCTGATTGATGAAACAGCAGATTTTACCAAGCAAGCTGGTATAACGCTACTTCAACGATACAAAGGTTTGGGTGAAATGGACGCAGAGCAACTCTGGGATACGACGATGAATCCTGAAAATCGCGTGTTGATACAAGTTAAAGTTCAAGATGCAGAAGCTAGTGATGCAATTTTTACAAAATTAATGGGCGATCAGGTAGATCTACGTAAAAGCTTTATTCAAAGCCGTGCGAAGTCACTTAGCCTAGAGGATTTGGATATTTAA
- the gyrA gene encoding DNA gyrase subunit A: protein MDDELIDANDTPIEGEVVVAQTHSRLVENQSVENVMEDSFLRYSMSVIIDRALPDVRDGMKPVHRRILYSMGEQNLRPGGRFLKSARIVGDVMGKYHPHGDSSIYFSMVRLAQDWVMRYPLVNGQGNYGSMDGDPPAASRYTEARLGRAGNELLTDLDKDTVDFRDNYDGSEQEPSVLPAKLPNLLLNGQIGIAVGMATNIPPHNLGELVDATIHLIDNPETTTVDDLMKYVKGPDFPTGAIVYGGSPMKQAYQTGRGSVMVRAVTNIEETKKGRSQIIITEMPYGVNKATLIEKIAELHKDKKILISDLRDESARGKVRVVVELRKDAYPKKVLNQLFKLTALQTSFHYNMLALIEGIQPKVLGLHEILDEFIKHRRIVVRRRTEFELKAAKARAHILEGYKIALDHIDEVIKLIRASKTSEEAQLGLIEKFGLSEIQAQAILAMQLRRLTGLERDKIENELKELLELIGKLEAILANESEILRIIKDELLEMKEKFGDERRSQMINHELGKFSDEELIPEEESVILLTTENYIKRTLVSEYRRQNRGGKGKRGMTTKEEDIIDQLVPASTHDYLLFFTNKGRIFRLKAYEVPAAGLQAKGVAAVNLLQLQPEEKITSIIRHAKDAKDDGYLFMATTKGTIKKTPLKDYANIRTNGLIAIKLDDGDELRWIKKTTGENDVIISTSAGQAVRFNETDARPMGRSARGVRGVRLRPNDCVVGMDIVDDDSLSLLVISQKGYGKATKVTNFPSHKRGGVGIKAAVVTAKTGPIITVRTLEPDASEVLMISNNGQTIRVGLKDIPTLGRTTQGVRIMRLAEGDGVSSIGLMPEQQALIVEEDETE, encoded by the coding sequence ATGGATGACGAACTTATCGATGCAAACGATACCCCAATTGAAGGTGAAGTTGTTGTAGCGCAAACTCACTCACGACTTGTTGAGAATCAATCCGTTGAAAATGTTATGGAAGATAGCTTCCTACGCTATTCCATGAGTGTTATTATCGACCGTGCATTACCTGATGTAAGAGATGGTATGAAGCCTGTCCACCGCCGAATTCTTTATAGTATGGGCGAGCAAAACCTTCGTCCAGGCGGCCGTTTTCTAAAAAGTGCACGTATTGTTGGTGATGTAATGGGTAAATACCACCCCCATGGTGACTCATCTATCTATTTCTCTATGGTACGTCTAGCCCAGGATTGGGTTATGCGATACCCACTAGTTAACGGACAAGGGAACTATGGTTCGATGGATGGAGATCCACCAGCGGCAAGTCGCTACACTGAGGCACGTCTTGGACGTGCCGGTAATGAGTTATTAACTGATCTTGATAAGGATACTGTTGATTTTCGCGATAACTACGATGGTAGTGAGCAGGAGCCATCAGTACTACCTGCAAAATTACCGAACCTACTACTAAATGGCCAGATCGGTATCGCTGTTGGTATGGCAACAAACATTCCACCTCATAATCTTGGTGAACTTGTTGATGCGACCATTCATTTGATTGATAACCCTGAAACAACGACAGTTGATGATCTTATGAAATACGTTAAAGGTCCAGACTTTCCGACAGGTGCAATCGTGTACGGTGGAAGCCCCATGAAACAGGCCTACCAAACAGGTCGTGGAAGCGTAATGGTTCGTGCTGTAACGAATATTGAAGAGACTAAAAAAGGTCGCAGCCAGATCATTATTACTGAAATGCCATATGGTGTAAATAAAGCAACGCTTATTGAAAAAATTGCTGAACTTCATAAAGATAAAAAGATTTTAATCAGCGACTTACGCGATGAGAGTGCACGCGGCAAGGTGCGTGTTGTAGTTGAACTTCGTAAAGATGCATATCCAAAAAAAGTACTCAACCAATTATTTAAACTAACTGCACTTCAGACAAGCTTTCATTACAACATGCTCGCATTGATCGAAGGAATTCAGCCAAAGGTACTTGGACTACATGAAATTCTTGACGAATTTATCAAACATCGTCGCATCGTTGTTCGCCGCCGAACGGAATTTGAGCTAAAGGCTGCCAAAGCTCGTGCACACATTTTGGAAGGCTATAAAATCGCACTTGATCATATTGATGAAGTTATTAAGCTCATCCGTGCAAGTAAGACGAGTGAAGAGGCTCAACTTGGATTGATTGAGAAGTTTGGTTTATCGGAAATTCAAGCTCAGGCAATCTTAGCCATGCAGCTACGCCGCTTAACGGGCTTAGAGCGTGACAAAATTGAAAATGAGCTCAAGGAATTACTCGAACTCATCGGCAAATTAGAGGCAATCCTTGCAAACGAATCTGAGATCCTACGTATTATCAAAGATGAATTACTTGAAATGAAAGAAAAGTTTGGCGACGAGCGTCGTAGTCAGATGATAAATCATGAACTCGGTAAATTCAGTGATGAAGAGTTAATTCCTGAAGAAGAAAGCGTTATACTTCTTACAACGGAAAATTACATTAAACGAACACTCGTTAGTGAATACCGTCGTCAAAACAGAGGCGGTAAGGGCAAGCGAGGTATGACAACAAAGGAAGAAGATATCATTGATCAACTTGTGCCAGCAAGTACCCATGATTATCTCCTATTCTTTACTAATAAGGGTCGTATTTTCCGTCTTAAAGCCTACGAAGTTCCAGCTGCTGGTCTCCAGGCAAAAGGTGTTGCGGCAGTAAACTTACTTCAATTGCAGCCTGAGGAGAAAATAACATCAATTATTCGTCACGCTAAGGATGCGAAGGACGATGGCTACCTCTTCATGGCGACAACAAAGGGCACAATTAAAAAGACACCTCTCAAGGATTATGCGAATATTCGTACAAATGGTCTTATCGCCATTAAGTTGGATGACGGTGATGAATTGAGATGGATCAAAAAGACGACAGGTGAAAATGATGTAATCATATCAACATCAGCCGGACAAGCCGTTAGGTTTAATGAAACGGACGCACGTCCTATGGGAAGATCTGCACGAGGTGTCCGCGGGGTTCGCCTTCGTCCGAACGATTGCGTTGTAGGTATGGATATTGTTGATGATGACAGTCTTTCACTGCTTGTTATTAGTCAAAAAGGCTATGGTAAGGCAACGAAGGTTACTAATTTCCCAAGCCATAAGCGCGGTGGTGTTGGCATAAAGGCAGCTGTAGTAACTGCAAAAACTGGTCCAATCATTACGGTCAGAACACTTGAACCAGATGCTAGCGAGGTGCTTATGATCTCTAATAACGGACAAACTATTCGTGTAGGCTTAAAAGATATACCGACTCTTGGGCGAACGACTCAGGGAGTGCGTATTATGCGACTTGCTGAAGGTGACGGAGTTTCGTCAATTGGGCTCATGCCGGAACAACAGGCTCTCATTGTCGAAGAGGATGAGACAGAATAA
- a CDS encoding divergent PAP2 family protein, with the protein MIVLTPYIIAIIVAWLLAHVIKYAIAISKGRVLDLTHQLFISGGMPSSHAATSVSVWMVILLKDGMQSGLFGLATLVVLIVTYDAVKVRRSSGEQGEAITQLIHETKSNIRIPRSAKGHTPLEVFAGSILGACIGLVVFLATK; encoded by the coding sequence ATGATAGTACTAACACCTTATATTATTGCGATAATTGTTGCCTGGCTTTTAGCGCATGTTATCAAATATGCAATCGCAATTTCAAAAGGAAGAGTACTTGATCTAACGCATCAGCTATTTATCTCTGGAGGTATGCCAAGTTCCCACGCGGCAACCTCCGTTTCGGTATGGATGGTAATCTTACTCAAAGACGGTATGCAGTCAGGATTATTCGGCCTAGCTACACTGGTAGTATTGATCGTTACATACGATGCAGTTAAAGTTCGTCGCTCATCGGGTGAGCAGGGTGAAGCAATTACTCAGCTAATTCATGAAACAAAAAGCAACATTCGAATTCCTCGATCTGCAAAGGGCCACACGCCCTTGGAGGTCTTTGCGGGCTCTATACTAGGTGCGTGTATCGGTCTAGTTGTCTTTTTAGCTACAAAGTAA